From the genome of Ictalurus furcatus strain D&B chromosome 4, Billie_1.0, whole genome shotgun sequence, one region includes:
- the gldn gene encoding gliomedin, with product MKTSESLRLSWTFHWTLGIVSVLTLLNSAGFMLLLLQTREFENRMYAVESRLEEISQSSVVEFMTEMSRNQQDIQEDLQQNSRNKRSQELKEAQALQQKLQLELEEKLAEISGDGTGEEVSSNKERNVQDHPDFYHRMVQHDGMMMMMTYSMVPVKVLLDICNSTKGVCLTGPPGPPGLPGVDGMPGYNGTNGIPGLPGEPGAPGKRGKRGPPGEKGDPGEPGVKGDQGRPGEKGEPSNDVIVEGPPGPMGPPGAPGPIGPPGLPGPPGPPRPARNRTQRAHLHMGHASEGFIHAVSHDHMMSQGPGKRGKTSKNECIIKSVKDPRNLAKMESTFGTWMKDTAVGDDEKIWVAEHFSGRIMKEFSSIAAWQNSSSKSIDVKKFFQGCGHLVHNNFIYYHIAGTYSIARYNLHTETLHTLAIENAFYHNLSYLLRNSKTYFKMAADESGLWLVFASSVDENIVVAQLDEKTFSITAYINTSYPRSKAGNAFIACGVLYVTDVKDTRVTYAFDLLKQKPLNVSFDLWTPASVLSMMSYNPKDRHLYVWDSGHVKSYRVHFLSDDSF from the exons ATGAAGACGTCAGAGTCCCTCCGGTTGTCGTGGACGTTTCACTGGACGCTGGGGATCGTCAGCGTGCTCACTCTGCTGAACTCGGCAGGATTTATGttgctccttctccagaccagaGAGTTTGAAAATCGGATGTATGCGGTGGAGTCTCGTCTGGAGGAAATCTCTCAGAGCTCGGTGGTGGAGTTCATGACGGAGATGAGCAGAAATCAGCAGGACATCCAGGAAGATCTGCAGCAAAACTCCAGGAATAAAAGGAGCCAGGAGCTGAAGGAAGCTCAGGCTCTGCAGCAGAaacttcagctggaactggaggaGAAACTGGCCGAGATTTCAGGAGACGGAACCGGAGAAGAAGTGTCGAGTAACAAGGAGAGGAACGTTCAGGACCATCCGGATTTCTATCACAGGATGGTGCAGCACgatgggatgatgatgatgatgacgtacTCCATGGTGCCG gttAAAGTGTTACTGGACATCTGTAACAGCACTAAAGGAGTTTGTCTCACTG gtCCTCCCGGACCACCAG GTTTGCCAGGTGTGGATGGAATGCCAGGATACAACGGGACAAATGGAATTCCCGGTTTGCCAGGTGAACCTGGAGCACCCGGTAAACGAGGAAAAAGAG gtCCTCCAGGTGAAAAAGGTGATCCAGGTGAGCCGGGTGTGAAAGGTGACCAAGGACGACCTGGAGAAAAGGGAGAACCTTCTAATGATGTGATTGTAGAAG GTCCTCCTGGCCCCATGGGACCGCCTGGAGCTCCAGGTCCGATTGGCCCACCCGGGCTTCCAGGACCACCCGGACCACCGAGACCAGCCAGAAACAGAACTCAGAGAGCGCACCTGCACATGGGCCATGCATCTGAAG GTTTCATTCACGCTGTTTCACATGATCATATGATGAGTCAAGGACCAGGGAAGCGGGGAAAGACCTCAAAAAACG AGTGCATCATAAAGTCAGTAAAGGATCCGAGGAACCTGGCGAAGATGGAGAGTACGTTTGGAACCTGGATGAAAGACACAGCAGTGGGAGATGATGAGAAGATCTGGGTAGCAGAACATTTCTCAG GTCGTATTATGAAGGAGTTCAGCAGCATCGCCGCCTGgcagaacagcagcagcaagtcCATCGACGTGAAGAAGTTTTTCCAAGGATGCGGACATTTAGTTCACAACAACTTCATTTATTACCACATCGCCGGGACCTACAGCATCGCCCG GTATAATCTACACACTGAGACGTTACACACACTGGCCATAGAGAACGCGTTCTACCACAACCTGTCCTACCTGCTGCGGAACTCGAAGACCTACTTTAAAATGGCGGCGGATGAAAGCGGCTTGTGGCTCGTCTTCGCCTCGAGCGTCGACGAGAACATCGTGGTGGCGCAACTAGACGAGAAAACGTTCTCCATAACGGCGTACATTAACACCAGCTACCCGAGAAGCAAAGCGGGAAACGCCTTCATCGCGTGCGGCGTCCTCTACGTCACCGACGTCAAAGACACCAGAGTGACCTACGCCTTCGATCTCCTCAAACAAAAACCTCTCAACGTTAGCTTCGACCTCTGGACTCCGGCTAGCGTGCTATCCATGATGTCTTACAATCCTAAAGACCGGCATTTATACGTTTGGGACAGCGGACACGTCAAATCCTACAGAGTCCATTTTCTTTCTGATGACAGTTTTTAA